GTCGGACACCCGTAGTGCGAGTTCGAGTTCGAGTTCGTGGGTGGACATGACGACCGCCAGATTCTGCTCGCGCGCCAGGCGTCCGAGCACGTCGACGAGTTCACCCCGTCGAGCAACGTTCACCTTCGAAGCGATCTCCGTGACCGTCCTGCCACGTAAGGCACGACGACGGGCGTGGCCGATGGTCAGATCGCGTAGTTCCACGCCGGTGGAGGTCACAGTGCCGCTCCCAGTGTTCCACGCCGTGAACGAATCAGGACGGCGATGACCACGGGCGCCTCCACGATGGCCGTGACGGCATTGAGGGGGAACACGGTGGCCCCGAGCGCCGCGGCGATCACCACACCGGCGCGGCCGAGTCCGGCCAGCCCCGCGGTGAACCCGCCGACGCCGCCACCCACGAGCCAGGTCGGGGCGTCGGCCGCCTGCGCGACCACGGCTTCGAAATCGGCGTCGACGATCTCGGACTTGTCGGGAAAGTAGTCGACCGAGGCATCGAAGTCGGTGATGCACTCGTCCGAGGCGGCGTTCTCGGTGTCGGAACCCGCCGTCGAACATCCGGCGAGCAGAAGGCTCGCGGAGGTCAACGCGACAAGGAGCTTCGGGAAGGCTGCGCGTACACGCACGGCGATTACACTCTCTCTCGGGGAAGTCCGCCCCGGGCAAGGAGGTACGGCGACGGGAGTATCTGGCTCCCGGAGATCGCTCTCCGGTCACAGTGGCGGGACCGCGCCGGAATCACACCGACTTCCTCGTGCGTCGTCGCAATGACGTGCCGAAATTAGCACACGGAACGAAAAGTCTTCACGGGCCGGTCGTCCGCACCTTCGTCCACCGCTGCGCGTCGGGGTCGAAGGAGACGAGTCCCGTCCGCTCGAACTCGTCGAGCCACCCCCGCATCGGCCACCACCCCCAACGCTGGTGGAACAGCGCGGCATTGGTGAGGATGTCGTCGAGATGCTCGACCGGCGGGCTCGACACCGGGTGGTACTGGTGGAAGGCGTGGGCGCCGCCGACCCAGGCCATCGGGACTCCGGCACGGGCGGCCTTCTGTCCGAAATCGGTGTCCTCGCCGCCGTATCCGCTGTATGCGGTGCAGAACCCGCCGATGCGGTCCCACACGAGCGACCGGGACGCGAACGACAGCGACCAGAACAATTCGTGTCTATCGTCCAGCACGATCTCACCCGAGGAGGGGAACGGACGGGCCGAATGCGGATCGATCGCGTCGCCCAGCCGGTCGAGGTCGTAGCCGTCGGCGCCCGGTTCGGACAGATAGGTGACCGGACCGTTGAGCAGCGCAGCCGGGTGCCGGCCGGCCGCCTCGGCGTACCGTTCGATCAGGTCGGGAGCCGGAATGCAGTCGACGTCGAGGAAGACGAGCAGATCCGACGACGCCGTCCGCGCGCCCAGATTCCGTGCCTCTCCGACCGGCAGTTTCGCGGAGTCGACGTCCATCTCCACCACTCGCGCCGACGAGCCGGCCGTGGCGACGACCTCCGTGACCTCCGGGTCACCCATCGCGACAACGATGTGCTCGTCAGGTGTCCGGGTGCTGCGTGCGAGGCCGTCGAGTTGGCGTCGCAGATGCGTGCCGCGACCTGCGGCGACCGTGACGACCGAGACGGTCACGATCGCTCCGCTAGGTCGTCCAGGATCGCCGCCGCGCGCGCCGCGGCACCGTCGACCTGCCAGCGTTTCCATTCGACGGGGTCGAGGCCGCGTGCTCGCTTGATCAGTTCGGGCCAGCGGTTCGGGTCGGGCCACCCGTCGAGACCCACCGCCAGTCCGGCCTTCTCCAAAGCCGTTGCGGTGGAACGCTGTTCGTCGAACGGGCGGGGTTCGGCGATCACGACCGCAGGTCGCGCGGCGGCCGCGATGTCGGCGACGGTGTTCTGGCCCGCATGCCCGATCACGACGTCGGCGCCGGTGAGGACGGGCCACGGATCGTCGACCCACGGGCCGCCCGCGACACCGAGACCCTCCCACACGTACTGGGGGTAGCGCGACGAGAACCGGTGCAGATCGTCGACGGTGATCGACGATCCGCCGCTGCCGCTCATGACGAGGACCCTCGGCTTCTCACCGGCTGTGCGGGTGGGAGACGGGCGTCCGTCGAAACGGCTGATCCCGCCGACGTACGAGGTGGCGTACGAGCGCAGCCAGTGCGGATCGTAGACGTCCTGCGACCA
This window of the Rhodococcus pyridinivorans genome carries:
- a CDS encoding glycosyltransferase family 2 protein, with the translated sequence MTVSVVTVAAGRGTHLRRQLDGLARSTRTPDEHIVVAMGDPEVTEVVATAGSSARVVEMDVDSAKLPVGEARNLGARTASSDLLVFLDVDCIPAPDLIERYAEAAGRHPAALLNGPVTYLSEPGADGYDLDRLGDAIDPHSARPFPSSGEIVLDDRHELFWSLSFASRSLVWDRIGGFCTAYSGYGGEDTDFGQKAARAGVPMAWVGGAHAFHQYHPVSSPPVEHLDDILTNAALFHQRWGWWPMRGWLDEFERTGLVSFDPDAQRWTKVRTTGP
- a CDS encoding glycosyltransferase → MIGYYIHHHGHGHRTRASSICADLRTPVTALSSAPLGTAADAFDDVVLLPRDDLAVDTAQDTTAHDVLHWVPTHDDGLRERMHALGSWIAATRPSLLVVDVSVEVTLLARLYGIPVVVLAMPGERTDTAHTLAYRVADHLIAPWSQDVYDPHWLRSYATSYVGGISRFDGRPSPTRTAGEKPRVLVMSGSGGSSITVDDLHRFSSRYPQYVWEGLGVAGGPWVDDPWPVLTGADVVIGHAGQNTVADIAAAARPAVVIAEPRPFDEQRSTATALEKAGLAVGLDGWPDPNRWPELIKRARGLDPVEWKRWQVDGAAARAAAILDDLAERS